The following proteins are co-located in the Pomacea canaliculata isolate SZHN2017 linkage group LG8, ASM307304v1, whole genome shotgun sequence genome:
- the LOC112570823 gene encoding cubilin-like isoform X2: MGHRLLCLTAWTIAVGVLTGSLSGSDCQCTGSTRPVQLVGNWNKTYINFHFLPSNTSDTNCQWIISSKTIARLQLRAVTFKLRSDNGSCVDNFTVYDGNSSHARILLSTCSPPSFPINSSGREVLLSFTAGNNATSDIGFLIEYESFWSTDRCNSVVLFSVSRDPQYLEYPANDSSTSNSTSPRNASCGWLFQASSPDYIINIDIRTYLLDTSRFYIEVFDSPFEVNLLARLRGGPTQQQLFSSGQYLYISLLNSGYIDVKRLNLTSQEVQRSTVFPCNACSCRGSLTASHLHKYYLRYPADQTRYPNNVDCYWHLTSASDYVIHVTFLYIDVETSPRCSNDYVQVFDGLGSPSNSLSAVCGGRHEFYSSGQIVYIKFHSDSSITGQGFLLSYEAIRSSEVMQDIGGRCLRRIVTKTATSTHILWCTLLTPPLMLSKELHFILYIKTFLYMIVISNADCDWLLQAPLSDYVVYVNFTFVDIEESGSYCTSDYVQVFDGSSSSSDSLGKLCGSILHDFYSSGQSMYIKFHSDSSIIKGGFRLTYQAVYRWNVPTTTGGVCLRGVTKTVSYTSQSLGYPLGRNTYDNNVNCEWLLQASNENYVVYVNFTFVDIEGSSSSCPSDYVQLFDGSSSSALSLGKLCGSKSRDFYSSGQSVFIMFHSDGSVTRGGFRLNYYEVFSWSVPTKPASGCSRNTQMPTALLSSVETLQYPTNYLNYPENADCGWLLKTNDDDYVVHVTFTYVNTEYSYTCSFDYIEIFDGSSEYANSLGTLCGTTSRDFYSSGQSVFIKFHSDGSGSGGGFRLTYQAVASWEVPKADEVSPAVIAGAVVGSVVFLIAVIVVIVSFRRRQLQQSARNRPINTTNNQYIAYFYPGNGSAPNVGVPSVGSGPPHVMSGTPHVPPSVIVGPHSLSSGPPPYHLVNGPVSNVGSGPSHVTSGTPHVPPSVIVGPHSFSSEPPSYHLVSQSTGGSYPTTDVSAVHYMNSPLQQNSQQPMTRGPSSGEPLANQDKNSQEKPSIRL; the protein is encoded by the exons GTAACTCTTCTCACGCCCGTATCTTGCTGTCGACCTGCTCTCCACCTTCTTTTCCAATCAACAGCAGTGGACGTGAGGTGCTGCTGTCCTTCACTGCAGGAAACAATGCGACTAGTGACATTGGTTTCCTCATTGAATACGAGTCCTTCTGGTCTACAG ACCGCTGTAACTCAGTGGTTCTATTCAGTGTGAGTCGTGACCCGCAATACCTGGAGTATCCAGCAAACGACAGCTCCACCTCCAACTCCACCTCCCCTAG AAACGCTAGCTGTGGGTGGTTATTTCAAGCTAGCAGTCCTGATTACATCATAAATATTGACATCAGGACCTATCTCCTTGACACTAGCCGTTTCTATATTGAAGTGTTTGACA GCCCTTTTGAAGTAAACCTACTTGCCAGACTAAGGGGAGGTCCAACACAACAACAGTTGTTTAGTTCAGGACAGTATTTGTACATCTCATTACTCAACAGTGGCTATATAGATGTAAAGAGGTTAAATCTCACCTCTCAAGAAGTTCAGCGATCAACTGTATTTCCTTGCAATG CGTGTTCTTGCAGGGGTTCACTGACAGCTTCTCACCTTCACAAGTACTACTTAAGATATCCAGCAGACCAAACACGATATCccaa caatgtTGATTGTTATTGGCATCTAACTAGCGCCTCCGACTACGTGATTCACGTGACTTTCCTGTACATCGACGTAGAAACTAGCCCTAGATGTTCTAACGACTACGTTCAGGTGTTTGATG GTTTGGGGTCGCCAAGCAACAGTCTTAGTGCAGTTTGTGGGGGTCGACATGAGTTCTACAGTTCTGGTCAGATCGTGTACATCAAATTTCACAGTGATTCCAGTATCACTGGACAAGGCTTCCTACTGTCCTACGAAGCGATTCGTTCATCAGAAGTGATGCAAGACATCG GTGGAAGGTGCTTAAGAAGAATTGTGACTAAAACAGCGACATCTACCCACATTCTCTGGTGTACCCTTCTAACTCCTCCACTTATGCTGAGTAAGGaactccattttattttgtacatcaaGACCTTTCTCTACATGATAGTTATCAG caATGCCGACTGTGACTGGCTCCTCCAAGCTCCTCTCTCAGACTACGTTGTGTACGTGAATTTCACGTTCGTTGACATCGAAGAAAGCGGCTCTTATTGTACCAGTGACTATGTTCAGGTGTTTGACG gGTCCAGCTCCTCTAGCGACAGCCTCGGCAAGTTGTGTGGCTCTATCTTACATGACTTTTACAGCTCGGGGCAGTCTATGTACATCAAGTTTCACAGTGATTCTAGTATAATAAAAGGAGGATTCCGACTGACCTACCAGGCGGTTTATCGTTGGAATGTTCCCACAACGACAG GTGGAGTGTGCTTACGTGGTGTGACCAAAACAGTGTCGTATACCTCACAGTCTCTGGGGTACCCTCTAGGCCGCAACACTTATGACAA caATGTTAACTGTGAGTGGCTCCTCCAAGCGTCTAACGAAAATTACGTTGTGTACGTGAATTTCACGTTCGTCGACATTGAAGGAAGCAGCTCTTCTTGTCCCAGTGACTATGTACAGCTGTTTGACG gGTCCAGCTCCTCTGCCCTCAGCCTCGGCAAGTTGTGTGGGtctaagtcacgtgacttttacaGCTCGGGGCAGTCTGTGTTCATCATGTTTCACAGTGATGGCAGTGTAACAAGAGGAGGATTCCGACTGAACTACTACGAGGTTTTTAGTTGGAGTGTTCCCACAAAGCCAG CCAGTGGTTGTTCACGAAACACTCAGATGCCGACTGCATTGCTCTCCAGTGTAGAGACTTTGCAGTACCCTACTAACTACTTGAACTACCCAGA GAATGCTGACTGTGGCTGGCTACTGAAAACTAACGATGACGACTACGTTGTTCACGTGACTTTCACGTATGTTAACACAGAGTATAGCTACACTTGCAGCTTCGACTacattgaaatctttgacg GGTCTAGTGAGTATGCTAACAGCCTGGGCACACTGTGCGGgactacgtcacgtgacttttacaGCTCGGGGCAGTCTGTGTTCATCAAGTTTCACAGTGATGGCAGTGGAAGCGGAGGTGGGTTCCGCCTGACGTACCAAGCCGTTGCTAGCTGGGAGGTGCCCAAAGCAG ATGAAGTCAGCCCTGCTGTTATTGCTGGAGCAGTAGTTGGAAGTGTTGTCTTCCTCATCGCTGTCATCGTGGTCATAGTGTCATTCAGACGACGTCAACTGCAGCAGTCAGCAAGAAATCGCCCCATTAATACCACCAACAACCAGTACATTGCATACTTCTATCCTGGCAATGGTTCCGCTCCAAACGTCGGTGTGCCCTCCGTCGGTTCCGGTCCTCCGCATGTCATGTCCGGCACTCCTCATGTCCCTCCCTCTGTCATCGTAGgccctcattctctctcatcaGGGCCTCCTCCCTATCACCTTGTCAATGGTCCTGTTTCAAACGTCGGTTCCGGTCCTTCACATGTCACTTCCGGCACTCCTCATGTCCCTCCCTCTGTCATCGTAGGCCCTCATTCTTTCTCATCAGAGCCTCCTTCCTATCATCTTGTCAGCCAGTCCACGGGTGGGAGCTACCCTACTACTGATGTCAGTGCTGTGCACTATATGAACAGTCCGTTGCAGCAAAACTCTCAGCAGCCGATGACAAGAGGTCCATCATCTGGTGAGCCATTGGCTAATCAG GATAAAAATAGTCAGGAGAAACCGTCCATCAGATTGTAG
- the LOC112570823 gene encoding cubilin-like isoform X1, whose protein sequence is MGHRLLCLTAWTIAVGVLTGSLSGSDCQCTGSTRPVQLVGNWNKTYINFHFLPSNTSDTNCQWIISSKTIARLQLRAVTFKLRSDNGSCVDNFTVYDGNSSHARILLSTCSPPSFPINSSGREVLLSFTAGNNATSDIGFLIEYESFWSTDRCNSVVLFSVSRDPQYLEYPANDSSTSNSTSPRSFFRNASCGWLFQASSPDYIINIDIRTYLLDTSRFYIEVFDSPFEVNLLARLRGGPTQQQLFSSGQYLYISLLNSGYIDVKRLNLTSQEVQRSTVFPCNACSCRGSLTASHLHKYYLRYPADQTRYPNNVDCYWHLTSASDYVIHVTFLYIDVETSPRCSNDYVQVFDGLGSPSNSLSAVCGGRHEFYSSGQIVYIKFHSDSSITGQGFLLSYEAIRSSEVMQDIGGRCLRRIVTKTATSTHILWCTLLTPPLMLSKELHFILYIKTFLYMIVISNADCDWLLQAPLSDYVVYVNFTFVDIEESGSYCTSDYVQVFDGSSSSSDSLGKLCGSILHDFYSSGQSMYIKFHSDSSIIKGGFRLTYQAVYRWNVPTTTGGVCLRGVTKTVSYTSQSLGYPLGRNTYDNNVNCEWLLQASNENYVVYVNFTFVDIEGSSSSCPSDYVQLFDGSSSSALSLGKLCGSKSRDFYSSGQSVFIMFHSDGSVTRGGFRLNYYEVFSWSVPTKPASGCSRNTQMPTALLSSVETLQYPTNYLNYPENADCGWLLKTNDDDYVVHVTFTYVNTEYSYTCSFDYIEIFDGSSEYANSLGTLCGTTSRDFYSSGQSVFIKFHSDGSGSGGGFRLTYQAVASWEVPKADEVSPAVIAGAVVGSVVFLIAVIVVIVSFRRRQLQQSARNRPINTTNNQYIAYFYPGNGSAPNVGVPSVGSGPPHVMSGTPHVPPSVIVGPHSLSSGPPPYHLVNGPVSNVGSGPSHVTSGTPHVPPSVIVGPHSFSSEPPSYHLVSQSTGGSYPTTDVSAVHYMNSPLQQNSQQPMTRGPSSGEPLANQDKNSQEKPSIRL, encoded by the exons GTAACTCTTCTCACGCCCGTATCTTGCTGTCGACCTGCTCTCCACCTTCTTTTCCAATCAACAGCAGTGGACGTGAGGTGCTGCTGTCCTTCACTGCAGGAAACAATGCGACTAGTGACATTGGTTTCCTCATTGAATACGAGTCCTTCTGGTCTACAG ACCGCTGTAACTCAGTGGTTCTATTCAGTGTGAGTCGTGACCCGCAATACCTGGAGTATCCAGCAAACGACAGCTCCACCTCCAACTCCACCTCCCCTAG ATCTTTTTTCAGAAACGCTAGCTGTGGGTGGTTATTTCAAGCTAGCAGTCCTGATTACATCATAAATATTGACATCAGGACCTATCTCCTTGACACTAGCCGTTTCTATATTGAAGTGTTTGACA GCCCTTTTGAAGTAAACCTACTTGCCAGACTAAGGGGAGGTCCAACACAACAACAGTTGTTTAGTTCAGGACAGTATTTGTACATCTCATTACTCAACAGTGGCTATATAGATGTAAAGAGGTTAAATCTCACCTCTCAAGAAGTTCAGCGATCAACTGTATTTCCTTGCAATG CGTGTTCTTGCAGGGGTTCACTGACAGCTTCTCACCTTCACAAGTACTACTTAAGATATCCAGCAGACCAAACACGATATCccaa caatgtTGATTGTTATTGGCATCTAACTAGCGCCTCCGACTACGTGATTCACGTGACTTTCCTGTACATCGACGTAGAAACTAGCCCTAGATGTTCTAACGACTACGTTCAGGTGTTTGATG GTTTGGGGTCGCCAAGCAACAGTCTTAGTGCAGTTTGTGGGGGTCGACATGAGTTCTACAGTTCTGGTCAGATCGTGTACATCAAATTTCACAGTGATTCCAGTATCACTGGACAAGGCTTCCTACTGTCCTACGAAGCGATTCGTTCATCAGAAGTGATGCAAGACATCG GTGGAAGGTGCTTAAGAAGAATTGTGACTAAAACAGCGACATCTACCCACATTCTCTGGTGTACCCTTCTAACTCCTCCACTTATGCTGAGTAAGGaactccattttattttgtacatcaaGACCTTTCTCTACATGATAGTTATCAG caATGCCGACTGTGACTGGCTCCTCCAAGCTCCTCTCTCAGACTACGTTGTGTACGTGAATTTCACGTTCGTTGACATCGAAGAAAGCGGCTCTTATTGTACCAGTGACTATGTTCAGGTGTTTGACG gGTCCAGCTCCTCTAGCGACAGCCTCGGCAAGTTGTGTGGCTCTATCTTACATGACTTTTACAGCTCGGGGCAGTCTATGTACATCAAGTTTCACAGTGATTCTAGTATAATAAAAGGAGGATTCCGACTGACCTACCAGGCGGTTTATCGTTGGAATGTTCCCACAACGACAG GTGGAGTGTGCTTACGTGGTGTGACCAAAACAGTGTCGTATACCTCACAGTCTCTGGGGTACCCTCTAGGCCGCAACACTTATGACAA caATGTTAACTGTGAGTGGCTCCTCCAAGCGTCTAACGAAAATTACGTTGTGTACGTGAATTTCACGTTCGTCGACATTGAAGGAAGCAGCTCTTCTTGTCCCAGTGACTATGTACAGCTGTTTGACG gGTCCAGCTCCTCTGCCCTCAGCCTCGGCAAGTTGTGTGGGtctaagtcacgtgacttttacaGCTCGGGGCAGTCTGTGTTCATCATGTTTCACAGTGATGGCAGTGTAACAAGAGGAGGATTCCGACTGAACTACTACGAGGTTTTTAGTTGGAGTGTTCCCACAAAGCCAG CCAGTGGTTGTTCACGAAACACTCAGATGCCGACTGCATTGCTCTCCAGTGTAGAGACTTTGCAGTACCCTACTAACTACTTGAACTACCCAGA GAATGCTGACTGTGGCTGGCTACTGAAAACTAACGATGACGACTACGTTGTTCACGTGACTTTCACGTATGTTAACACAGAGTATAGCTACACTTGCAGCTTCGACTacattgaaatctttgacg GGTCTAGTGAGTATGCTAACAGCCTGGGCACACTGTGCGGgactacgtcacgtgacttttacaGCTCGGGGCAGTCTGTGTTCATCAAGTTTCACAGTGATGGCAGTGGAAGCGGAGGTGGGTTCCGCCTGACGTACCAAGCCGTTGCTAGCTGGGAGGTGCCCAAAGCAG ATGAAGTCAGCCCTGCTGTTATTGCTGGAGCAGTAGTTGGAAGTGTTGTCTTCCTCATCGCTGTCATCGTGGTCATAGTGTCATTCAGACGACGTCAACTGCAGCAGTCAGCAAGAAATCGCCCCATTAATACCACCAACAACCAGTACATTGCATACTTCTATCCTGGCAATGGTTCCGCTCCAAACGTCGGTGTGCCCTCCGTCGGTTCCGGTCCTCCGCATGTCATGTCCGGCACTCCTCATGTCCCTCCCTCTGTCATCGTAGgccctcattctctctcatcaGGGCCTCCTCCCTATCACCTTGTCAATGGTCCTGTTTCAAACGTCGGTTCCGGTCCTTCACATGTCACTTCCGGCACTCCTCATGTCCCTCCCTCTGTCATCGTAGGCCCTCATTCTTTCTCATCAGAGCCTCCTTCCTATCATCTTGTCAGCCAGTCCACGGGTGGGAGCTACCCTACTACTGATGTCAGTGCTGTGCACTATATGAACAGTCCGTTGCAGCAAAACTCTCAGCAGCCGATGACAAGAGGTCCATCATCTGGTGAGCCATTGGCTAATCAG GATAAAAATAGTCAGGAGAAACCGTCCATCAGATTGTAG